One window of the Branchiostoma lanceolatum isolate klBraLanc5 chromosome 3, klBraLanc5.hap2, whole genome shotgun sequence genome contains the following:
- the LOC136431023 gene encoding uncharacterized protein C6orf163 homolog — protein MAAIDKASLEPRYTGLPRRYEETKPALTQGFTHHSILDIGHQLHSKVQLTAEQQRDLAVQAAEAQVWEEAEKVKEQAVEAALQHAQAEKEREIKNIRKQYEKELKEEGLKVEGEMNKRMLQQLKKERQEAEEKLHNSLRKAQEEFAVQKVAAVKAAQEEERGAAAAQADRVAQMKAEEAVETAKAADEDKKKALSNQHDQFQKDLAAAIAKTREEEEKKHARHLASLQAEHDHELAQMRKVLMSRDAELRQTTKQLDDVTSLKTKLEGDLLEMRQEFTRFAERCSGFQEGQADFLLAGINQRY, from the exons ATGGCAGCTATTGACAAGGCCTCGTTGGAGCCAAGGTACACGGGTTTGCCCCGGAGGTACGAGGAGACGAAACCTGCCTTGACGCAAGGATTCACCCATCACAGCATTCTAG ATATTGGTCACCAACTGCATTCAAAAGTACAACTGACAGCTGAGCAGCAGAGAGACCTTGCAGTACAGGCAGCAGAAGCTCAAGTGTGGGAGGAGGCAGAGAAAGTCAAAGAGCAGGCCGTGGAGGCAGCACTGCAGCATGCACAGGCTGAGAAGGAGCGCGAGATTAAAAACATCAGGAAACAGTACGAGAAAGAACTCAAG GAGGAAGGACTGAAGGTAGAAGGGGAGATGAACAAAAGGATGCTGCAGCAGCTGAAGAAAGAACGACAGGAGGCGGAGGAAAAGTTACACAACAGTCTGAGGAAGGCCCAGGAGGAGTTTGCAGTACAGAAGGTCGCAGCAGTCAAGGCTGCTCAAGAGGAGGAACGTGGAGCGGCAGCtgcacaggcagacagagtcgCTCA AATGAAAGCAGAAGAGGCTGTTGAGACAGCAAAGGCAGCAGATGAAGACAAAAAGAAGGCTTTGTCCAACCAACACGACCAGTTCCAGAAGGACCTGGCCGCTGCCATCGCGAAAACgcgggaggaggaggagaagaaacatgctCGCCACCTCGCCAGCTTACAGGCCGAACACGACCACGAGCTGGCACAGATGCGGAAAGTACTTATGTCGCGGGATGCGGAGCTCAGGCAGACCACAAAACAGCTGGACGACGTGACATCTCTGAAGACCAAGCTGGAGGGAGACCTCCTGGAGATGCGACAAGAGTTCACCAGGTTTGCAGAGAGATGTTCCGGCTTCCAGGAGGGGCAAGCGGACTTCTTACTGGCGGGGATAAATCAAAGATACTGA
- the LOC136431024 gene encoding exosome complex component CSL4-like: MAATRVCVPGERLFSTADCEAGPGTYVHHGYIYSCLAGYMHKRKQDGKELPIIEVIMQKEDAVPRKDSIVTAKVTSVSGRMCKCAITCVERTTLREPFRGLIRKEDVRATEKDRVEMYKCFRPGDIVLARVLSLGDANCYLLSTAENELGVVLALSEAGAQMVPVSWCDMQCPKTGSKESRKVAKVQLQQE, translated from the exons atggcggccacCAGGGTGTGCGTGCCAG GAGAACGTCTCTTTAGTACGGCTGACTGTGAGGCGGGGCCAGGGACATACGTGCATCATGGTTACATTTACTCCTGTCTAGCTGGCTACATGCACAAGAGAAAGCAAGATGGAAAAGAG CTGCCAATTATAGAAGTTATAATGCAAAAAGAAGATGCAGTCCCCAGAAAAGACTCTATCGTCACTGCAAAG GTGACCAGTGTAAGTGGGAGGATGTGTAAGTGTGCCATCACCTGTGTGGAGAGGACAACCTTAAGAGAGCCGTTCAGGGGACTCATCAG GAAAGAAGATGTTCGAGCTACAGAAAAAGACAGG GTGGAAATGTACAAATGCTTCAGACCAGGAGACATAGTGCTTGCAAGAGTT CTGTCGCTGGGAGATGCTAACTGTTACCTCCTGTCTACAGCTGAGAATGAGCTGGGTGTGGTGCTGGCTCTCAGTGAGGCTG GGGCACAGATGGTGCCTGTAAGCTGGTGTGACATGCAGTGTCCCAAAACAGGCAGCAAAGAGTCCAGGAAGGTGGCCAAGGTGCAGCTTCAGCAGGAATGA
- the LOC136431022 gene encoding protein O-linked-mannose beta-1,2-N-acetylglucosaminyltransferase 1-like yields the protein MDQWKPNPRAAPFIPRQRPKGFRLGPSARSGPRVSTRVLQAILVVILLATVIINILFILDTTKRLRQKSTQDTAFGDEEGGSDNHHAPGQDSRRKIDIAVLSSQNKVSVAVDGTTVLEDEDSEKGRGIHILVLHQATGSVMAQRVFDTYSAHEDEAMVLFLNMVSDGRILIFTIKDEGTFQMKTTARSLLKTLGSQHADILGWRDMWGFVVVKTGKVFAEQHNKSPDLSTWAEPVYMETSIPLAAMEDSDCPWPDTDVNRRRRTFCSKIEGYGSLCSCSDPAPIEMNPEPLPNNRIADVPVSVIASNRPSYLYRMLRSLLSAHGANPNMVTVFVDGFFEEPMEVVKLFGVRGIQHTPIGVKNARISQHYKASLTASFNLYPKADYVIVVEEDLDVSVDFFSYFSQTLPLLEEDPTVYCVSAWNDQGYEHSCGDPALLYRVETMPGLGWILKRSLYKDELEPKWPTPEKLWDWDMWMRLPENRKGRECIIPDISRTYHFGSSGLNMNSYFQELYFKKHLINTVPNVELKNIDRMKSEPYEEDVNKLISTAEVLDHNMSPCRDNLIPDATEGQSYVLYIQMAHESDFQNWLALAKCLKVWDLDARGNHKAMWRMFMNGNHFFVVGHPASAYSQHKPDYIIPVTLPVEKKDQKR from the exons ATGGACCAGTGGAAGCCTAACCCGAGAGCAGCGCCGTTCATCCCGAGACAAAGGCCGAAGGGTTTCCGACTGGGCCCGTCGGCGAG GTCAGGCCCTCGAGTGTCCACCCGTGTCCTGCAGGCCATCTTAGTGGTCATCCTGCTGGCCACAGTCATCATCAACATCCTCTTCATCCTGGACACCACCAAACGGCTGCGGCAGAAGTCAACACAAGACACCGCCTTTGG AGATGAGGAGGGAGGGTCGGACAACCATCATGCTCCTGGTCAGGACAGTCGCAGGAAGATCGACATCGCTGTGCTGTCCAGCCAGAACAAGGTGTCCGTAGCAGTGGACGGTACCACTG TTCTTGAGGATGAAGACAGCGAGAAGGGTCGCGGGATCCACATCCTGGTCCTCCACCAGGCCACGGGCAGCGTCATGGCGCAGCGAGTGTTCGACACGTACTCCGCTCACGAGGACGAGGCCATGGTCCTGTTCCTGAACATGGTGTCAGACGGGAGGATCCTCATCTTCACTATAAAGGACGAGGGAACATTTCAGATGAAG ACTACAGCCAGAAGTCTTCTGAAAACCCTGGGAAGCCAACATGCCGACATCCTGGGCTGGCGCGACATGTGGGGGTTTGTCGTGGTCAAGACTGGGAAGGTGTTTGCGGAGCAGCACAATAAGTCACCTGACCTGTCCACGTGGGCGGAGCCTGTCTACATGGAGACCTCCATTCCCTTGGCTGCCATGGAGGATAGCGACTGTCCGTGGCCCGACACGGACGTGAATCGACGGCGCCGTACATTCTGCAGCAAGATTGAAGGCTACGGGAGCTTGTGTAGCTGCAGCGACCCAGCTCCTATAGAGATGAACCCGGAGCCTCTGCCCAACAACAGAATCGCAGACGTCCCTGTGTCTGTGATAGCCAGCAATAGGCCAAGTTATCTGTACCGCATGCTGCGGTCTCTTCTCTCAGCACATGGTGCTAATCCAAACATGGTGACCGTCTTTGTTGATGGCTTCTTTGAGGAGCCGATGGAAGTTGTGAAGCTGTTCGGTGTGCGAGGGATCCAGCATACACCCATAGGGGTGAAGAATGCACGCATATCACAGCATTACAAGGCAAGCTTAACAGCATCCTTTAACTTGTACCCTAAGGCTGACTATGTTATAGTAGTGGAAGAGGACTTGGATGTTTCTGTAGACTTTTTCAGCTACTTCAGCCAGACGTTACCTCTCCTGGAGGAGGACCCAACAGTGTACTGTGTATCTGCGTGGAACGATCAGGGCTACGAACACTCCTGTGGTGACCCTGCCCTGCTGTACAGAGTGGAAACCATGCCGGGATTAGGCTGGATCCTCAAACGCTCTCTCTACAAGGACGAACTTGAACCAAAATGGCCAACACCAGAAAAACTTTGGGATTGGGACATGTGGATGCGCCTCCCGGAGAACCGGAAAGGACGTGAGTGCATCATTCCGGACATCTCGCGGACATATCACTTTGGCAGCTCGGGCTTGAACATGAACTCTTATTTTCAGGAACTTTACTTTAAGAAGCATCTCATTAACACGGTGCCAAATGTAGAGTTAAAGAACATAGACAGGATGAAAAGTGAACCATATGAAGAAGACGTAAACAAGTTGATCAGCACTGCAGAAGTACTTGACCACAACATGTCCCCCTGTAGAGATAATCTGATCCCCGATGCTACCGAGGGCCAGAGCTATGTCTTATACATACAGATGGCACACGAGTCAGACTTCCAGAACTGGCTGGCTCTagccaagtgcctgaaagtctGGGACCTGGATGCGCGAGGCAACCACAAAGCCATGTGGCGAATGTTCATGAACGGGAACCACTTCTTTGTGGTTGGACATCCAGCTTCTGCGTACTCACAACATAAACCAGATTATATCATACCAGTTACCCTTCCAGTGGAGAAGAAGGACCAGAAACGGTAG